Proteins from one Cryptomeria japonica chromosome 4, Sugi_1.0, whole genome shotgun sequence genomic window:
- the LOC131079802 gene encoding uncharacterized protein LOC131079802 — translation MPFSLLLRFPHHSIPFRFPFHPYFCSVLFTSTNWDDLNCSSPYLSIPPLSRALSRPEYLGLILKTLSTHSNLLLFNCSVEYAGVFYCEFEEKKVLANTEKWFAYQEYSATDDGDGEVSFVLGIQLPEQLDWMLQYGYNNILAMDSTFGTHVMKFQLYRMLVFNSKHMGVLVAWVIMSRSCAHDIAYWMHILLQRVHMKNIEWSLNTFMVDDAGAEIKAIRHAWLKNLIAKVKEIAVRREMFDRLGFIMHHSIDEDSTRNAIHIFIEDFKDTQRSFIE, via the exons ATGCCTTTTTCACTCCTCCTCCGTTTCCCTCATCATTCCATCCCGTTTCGTTTTCCGTTCCATCCATATTTCTGTTCCGTTCTTTTTACATCTACCAACTGGGATGATCTTAATTGCTCATCTCCGTATCTTTCAATTCCTCCTCTATCCCGCGCTTTGTCAAGACCAGAGTATTTGGGACTCATTCTTAAAACCCTTAGTACGCACTCAAATTTACTGCTGTTCAATTGCTCTGTGGAATATGCTGGAGTCTTTTACTGCgagtttgaagagaaaaag GTTTTAGCAAACACCGAAAAGTGGTTTGCATATCAGGAGTATAGTGCCACTGATGATGGAGATGGGGAAGTCTCATTTGTACTAGGGATTCAATTGCCAGAACAACTTGACTGGATGCTTCAATATGGTTACAACAACATATTGGCCATGGATTCTACATTTGGTACACATGTGATGAAG TTTCAATTGTATAGAATGCTTGTATTCAATTCCAAGCATATGGGTGTTCTCGTAGCATGGGTCATTATGTCTAGGTCTTGTGCTCATGATATTGCATATTGGATGCACATTCTTCTCCAACGGGTTCACATGAAGAATATTGAGTGGAGTCTAAACACATTCATGGTGGATGATGCAGGTGCTGAGATAAAAGCGATCAG ACATGCGTGGCTAAAGAACTTGATTGCAAAGGTCAAAGAGATTGCAGTTAGGCGAGAGATGTTTgatagacttggatttatcatgcaTCATTCAATTGATGAAGATTCAACAAGGAATGCAATTCATATATTTATTGAAGACTTTAAAGATACACAACGCTCATTCATTGAATAA